A genome region from Myxococcales bacterium includes the following:
- a CDS encoding phosphotransferase translates to MKEKIQKIFSDELSMTAKLSDLVKLHGDASYRIYYRARLTDGSTLIIMQMPEGISSASEEITNSGIVVKELPFIDVSKYLSSIGVNVPKIFRYSDADKMMILEDLGDELLASYLQKSEPEEAMAMYKNAVALLCSLQKKSAEMPDKSCIAFRRSFDSNLLNWEFDHFLEYAIQKRGIEVDPADAEMFRRETRTITDKILKMSYGFTLRDYQSRNIIIRDDTMHLIDFQDALMGPSLYDLVSLTRDSYVKLSDEELEELIAYYAEKSHRDIGEVIKEFNMITVQRKMKDAGRFVYIDQVKKNPGYLKFIPNSANYVAKALLQMPEHADLARFIEKYLPELKG, encoded by the coding sequence ATGAAAGAAAAAATACAGAAAATTTTCTCCGATGAACTGTCGATGACGGCCAAGCTCTCAGATCTTGTCAAACTGCATGGAGACGCCTCTTACAGAATATATTACAGGGCACGCCTCACCGATGGATCCACCCTCATAATAATGCAGATGCCCGAGGGAATATCATCTGCTTCCGAAGAGATCACAAACTCCGGAATCGTCGTCAAAGAACTCCCCTTTATCGACGTCTCAAAATATCTCTCCTCCATAGGCGTAAACGTCCCAAAGATTTTCAGATACAGCGATGCCGACAAGATGATGATACTTGAAGACCTTGGCGATGAGCTATTGGCCTCATACCTGCAAAAATCCGAACCTGAAGAAGCGATGGCCATGTATAAAAATGCGGTGGCCCTCCTGTGCTCTCTTCAGAAAAAAAGCGCCGAGATGCCTGACAAATCCTGTATAGCTTTTCGAAGATCCTTCGATAGCAATCTGCTCAACTGGGAGTTTGATCACTTTCTTGAATACGCGATTCAAAAAAGAGGCATAGAAGTTGACCCGGCAGATGCGGAAATGTTCAGAAGGGAAACGCGCACTATAACAGACAAGATTCTAAAGATGTCATATGGATTCACGCTCCGCGATTATCAGAGCAGGAATATAATAATACGCGATGACACTATGCATCTCATAGACTTTCAGGACGCCCTGATGGGGCCGTCCCTCTACGACCTCGTTTCGCTCACCAGAGATTCCTATGTAAAACTGTCGGATGAAGAACTCGAAGAACTCATAGCCTATTACGCTGAAAAATCGCACCGCGATATCGGCGAGGTAATCAAGGAGTTCAACATGATAACCGTCCAAAGGAAGATGAAGGATGCCGGAAGGTTCGTCTACATCGATCAGGTAAAGAAAAATCCGGGATATCTGAAATTCATTCCCAACTCCGCAAACTACGTGGCAAAAGCCCTGTTACAGATGCCGGAACACGCTGACCTAGCAAGGTTCATTGAAAAATATCTGCCGGAGCTAAAGGGATGA
- a CDS encoding nucleotidyltransferase family protein: MKNKNRIDSAVLLAAGLGTRLSPLTLKTPKPLLNLDGCTLIDHQLRYLKKNGFKTVAINIHHLPEMIKNHVGDGSRYGLSILYSRETHILGTGGGIKKACGYLSSDNVLVLNSDILINLNLEKFVERHLLSNAIATMALRKLLPGENYTGISVDTDGFVSSIGDGSYSFTGIHIVGKTLLESLPPAGSESCVISDGYKKILSGGGKIASAIHHGYWKDIGTHASLKEAEEDISRGKFEMIKE; this comes from the coding sequence ATGAAAAATAAAAACCGAATAGATTCAGCAGTGCTTCTAGCTGCCGGACTGGGTACGAGGCTGAGCCCTCTTACGTTAAAGACTCCTAAGCCCCTTCTCAATCTCGACGGATGCACTCTCATAGATCATCAGCTCAGATATCTGAAAAAAAACGGGTTCAAGACGGTGGCAATAAACATTCATCACCTCCCAGAGATGATAAAAAATCACGTCGGAGACGGATCCAGATACGGGCTGAGCATACTCTACTCCAGGGAGACACATATACTCGGCACTGGAGGCGGCATTAAAAAAGCATGCGGATATTTAAGTTCAGACAATGTCCTGGTCTTAAATTCCGATATTCTTATCAATCTGAACCTCGAAAAATTCGTCGAACGACATCTCCTATCAAACGCAATTGCAACGATGGCGCTCAGAAAACTTCTGCCGGGGGAAAACTACACCGGGATATCCGTAGATACAGATGGCTTTGTGAGCTCAATAGGAGATGGATCTTACTCATTCACCGGAATTCACATAGTGGGGAAAACCCTCCTCGAATCGCTTCCTCCGGCAGGATCGGAGTCGTGCGTAATATCCGATGGATACAAAAAGATTTTATCAGGTGGCGGTAAAATAGCATCGGCAATCCATCATGGATACTGGAAAGACATCGGCACTCACGCAAGCCTCAAAGAAGCCGAGGAAGATATATCAAGGGGAAAATTTGAAATGATCAAGGAATGA